From Ostrinia nubilalis chromosome 25, ilOstNubi1.1, whole genome shotgun sequence, a single genomic window includes:
- the LOC135084084 gene encoding uncharacterized protein LOC135084084: MPVKPLTIPRAELQAALLAARLANTIVQEHKLKPVRQFFWCDSTTVLHWIRNDTRSYKVFEANRLGEIDELTKQDEWRYIPSNLNVADLATRDEFNLHLFQDEWLNGPVFLISGSESWPRDVVGKPDADEVNSAICMAVSVTQVIPRMELPVPDPKRFSSWLRLLRATATVLKFIDACKRLTKEIDCCAMDRAEHLLLRYAQNESFGAELDAINEGKSIPRNSKLLTLTPVLDETGLLRVGGRIDAALDVALEAKKPIILDGRNPVAQLIARHYHVKAAHGSQETVVNELKQRYWLIRLRPTVKAIVSKCMFCRIKKCKTQIPRMGDLPQARLAHHQRPFSHCGLDLFGPLEVAVGRRREKRYCVLFTCLTVRAVHLEVVASLTADSLIMALRRMAARRGWPCHLYSDNGTNLRGAEKELQRCMSALDVDVLRQEGVNNHMNWHFIPPASPHWGGAWERLIRTVKTSLKVVLKERAPREETLITLLAEVENMINSRPLSHVSVDPSTVETLTPNHFLLGNSSNLPTIGEFDDSDLYLRKLWRKAQRMADMFWNRWVKEVLPDMLPRRKWNEERAPLQVGDLVLVVDPSSPRNTWPKGIIHQIYPGKDGRTRMVDVKTKTGILRRSAARVAPISVVN, translated from the coding sequence ATGCCTGTGAAACCGCTGACAATACCGCGCGCAGAGCTACAAGCAGCGTTGTTAGCAGCCAGACTCGCGAATACTATAGTTCAAGAACATAAATTAAAACCTGTTCGTCAATTTTTCTGGTGCGATTCCACTACAGTTTTGCACTGGATCAGAAATGATACTCGCTCGTATAAAGTCTTCGAGGCAAATCGTTTAGGGGAAATTGACGAACTTACAAAACAGGACGAGTGGAGATACATCCCGTCGAATTTAAATGTAGCAGACTTGGCTACGCGAGATGAATTTAACCTGCATTTGTTTCAGGACGAATGGTTGAATGGTCCAGTATTTTTAATCAGTGGCAGCGAGTCGTGGCCGAGGGACGTGGTAGGTAAACCCGATGCGGACGAGGTGAACTCTGCTATTTGTATGGCTGTGAGTGTGACTCAAGTCATCCCACGTATGGAGTTACCAGTTCCAGATCCTAAGCGTTTTTCTTCTTGGCTTCGGTTACTGAGAGCCACAGCTACGGTGCTAAAGTTTATTGATGCATGCAAAAGACTTACCAAGGAAATAGACTGCTGCGCTATGGACCGGGCGGAACACCTGCTACTGCGCTACGCACAGAATGAATCCTTTGGTGCGGAACTTGATGCAATAAACGAAGGTAAAAGTATACCACGGAATAGTAAATTACTTACCTTGACTCCAGTGTTGGATGAAACAGGCCTACTTCGCGTTGGAGGCCGTATTGATGCTGCATTGGATGTAGCCCTGGAAGCAAAAAAGCCTATTATCCTAGACGGGCGTAATCCAGTTGCTCAGCTCATCGCTCGACACTACCATGTCAAGGCCGCACATGGGAGTCAAGAGACAGTTGTTAACGAACTGAAACAGAGATACTGGTTGATACGATTGAGACCTACTGTAAAAGCGATCGTGTCTAAATGTATGTTTTGTCGCATAAAGAAATGTAAGACCCAGATTCCACGTATGGGAGATTTGCCTCAAGCGCGATTAGCTCATCACCAACGTCCATTCTCGCACTGTGGTCTAGATCTGTTTGGCCCTCTTGAGGTGGCTGTAGGACGACGCAGAGAAAAAAGGTATTGTGTCTTGTTCACATGTCTTACAGTACGAGCAGTGCACTTGGAGGTGGTTGCTTCACTAACTGCTGATTCCCTCATCATGGCTCTTCGAAGGATGGCAGCGCGACGCGGATGGCCATGTCATTTGTACTCTGACAATGGGACCAACCTGCGGGGTGCTGAAAAAGAGCTACAGCGATGCATGAGTGCCCTAGATGTAGATGTTCTTCGGCAGGAAGGCGTAAACAACCACATGAATTGGCATTTCATTCCACCAGCCAGTCCCCATTGGGGTGGGGCGTGGGAACGATTAATTAGGACAGTTAAAACGTCGCTGAAGGTGGTCCTGAAGGAAAGAGCACCCAGAGAGGAGACTTTAATTACACTTTTAGCTGAAGTTGAAAATATGATTAACAGTCGACCGTTGTCTCATGTATCAGTAGATCCGTCTACAGTCGAAACATTAACTCCTAATCATTTTCTTCTAGGAAACTCCTCCAATTTACCTACTATTGGTGAGTTTGATGACTCAGACTTATATCTAAGGAAGCTTTGGCGTAAAGCTCAACGGATGGCGGACATGTTTTGGAACAGGTGGGTAAAAGAGGTATTACCAGACATGTTGCCGCGCAGAAAATGGAACGAGGAACGAGCACCGCTGCAAGTTGGCGATTTGGTGCTTGTGGTTGACCCAAGCTCACCCCGTAACACCTGGCCGAAAGGCATTATCCATCAAATATACCCTGGTAAGGACGGGCGCACACGGATGGTTGATGTTAAGACCAAAACAGGAATCTTGCGACGGTCTGCGGCACGCGTCGCACCTATTTCCGTCGTAAATTGA